CACGTCGAAAAGCCAGGCCGGCGGCCGGATGGAAGGCGAAGTCGTACGCGTCGTGAACCGGGCGATTACGCAAATCGTCGGCACGTTCCAAAACCATGAAACGTATGCGTTTGTCATTCCGGACGATAAGCGGATTGTTCGGGATATTTTTGTCACGAAGGAAAACTTCAACGGCGCGATGGACGGGCACAAGGTCGTTGTGCAAATTCTGAATTACCCGGAAGGCCGGGCGGCGGCGGAAGGCGCAGTGATCGAGATTCTCGGTCATAAAAACGACCCCGGCGTCGACATCATCTCGATCATCCGCAAATACGGGCTGCCGGAAGCTTTCCCGGAGGAAGTCATGCTCGAAGCGGAATCGGTACCCGATACGATCAGCGAAAAAGATTTGGCCGGTCGTCGCGATCTGCGCCACAAACGTATCGTCACGATCGACGGCGAGGATGCCAAAGACCTCGATGATGCGGTGAATGTCGAGCGCCTGCCGAACGGCAACTATTTACTTGGCGTACATATTGCCGATGTAAGCTATTATGTGCGCGAAAATTCCGCACTCGACCGTGAAGCGTACAACCGGGGCTGCAGCGTGTATTTGGTCGACCGCGTCATTCCGATGCTGCCGCACCGGCTGTCGAACGGGATTTGCTCGCTGAATCCGCAGGTCGACCGGCTGACGATGTCGTGCGAAATGGAGTTCGACGCAAGCGCGAACGTGGTTCGTCACGATATTTTTACAAGTGTGATCAAGACGAGCGAACGGATGACGTATACGAACGTCCGGAAAATTTTGACCGAAGAAGACCCGGAATTGATGGAGCGTTACGATTATCTGATCGACGATTTCCGGCTCATGGAAGAGCTGGCGATGATGCTGCGGAACAAACGGATGAAGCGCGGCGCGATCGATTTCGACTTCCAGGAGTCGAAAATTTTGGTCGATGAGAACGGCAAACCGACGGATATTGTGAAAAGAGAACGGTCCATCGCCGAGATGATTATCGAGGAATTCATGCTGGCGGCGAATGAGACGGTCGCGGAGCATTTTCACTGGATGAAGGTGCCGTTCCTGTACCGGATTCACGAAGACCCGGATGCGGAAAAGCTGATGCATTTCATGGAGTTCATTACGAACTTCGGATACGTGGTCCGCGGCAAAGGAAACACGGTGCATCCGCGCGCGCTGCAGACGCTTCTTGAAGAGATCAAGGGTACGAAGGAAGAGACGGTCATCAGCACCGTAATGCTGCGTTCGATGAAGCAGGCGAAATACGATGCGCAGAGCACGGGGCATTTCGGACTTGCGGCCGAGTTTTACTCGCACTTTACGTCGCCGATCCGCCGTTACCCGGACCTGATCATTCATCGCGTGATGCGCGAGGTGCTCGAAAACGGCACGCTGCCGGAGCAGCGTCACGATTATTTGTCCGGCCGCATGGACGACTATGCGCGGCAATCGTCGGAACGCGAACGCACCGCGGTGGACGCCGAGCGGGAGACGGAGGCGCTGAAGAAAGCCGAGTATATGCTCGATAAAGTCGGCGAGGAATTCGAGGGTATCATCAGCAGCGTGACGAGCTTCGGGATTTTCGTCGAGCTGCACAATACGGTTGAAGGGCTTATCCGTTTGAGCGATTTGACCGACGATTACTATCATTACCACGAGGCGCAGCACGCGCTGATCGGCGAGAGATCGTCGCGGATTTACCGTCTCGGCGATGAAGTGAAGGTGCGCGTCGCGCGTGTGAACATTGACGAGCATACGATCGATTTTGAAATGGTCGATATGAAGCCGCGCGAGAAGAAGTTCAACCTCGTCGACGGGCT
The window above is part of the Paenibacillus hamazuiensis genome. Proteins encoded here:
- the rnr gene encoding ribonuclease R; translation: MITAEELLDFMKETAYKPMTYQELEKQFNIESADEFKQFLKLLNQLENEGLILRTRNERYGVPERMNLLRGKLQAHAKGFGFLLPDDKDLPDVYIHANDMGGAMNGDTVLVRVTSKSQAGGRMEGEVVRVVNRAITQIVGTFQNHETYAFVIPDDKRIVRDIFVTKENFNGAMDGHKVVVQILNYPEGRAAAEGAVIEILGHKNDPGVDIISIIRKYGLPEAFPEEVMLEAESVPDTISEKDLAGRRDLRHKRIVTIDGEDAKDLDDAVNVERLPNGNYLLGVHIADVSYYVRENSALDREAYNRGCSVYLVDRVIPMLPHRLSNGICSLNPQVDRLTMSCEMEFDASANVVRHDIFTSVIKTSERMTYTNVRKILTEEDPELMERYDYLIDDFRLMEELAMMLRNKRMKRGAIDFDFQESKILVDENGKPTDIVKRERSIAEMIIEEFMLAANETVAEHFHWMKVPFLYRIHEDPDAEKLMHFMEFITNFGYVVRGKGNTVHPRALQTLLEEIKGTKEETVISTVMLRSMKQAKYDAQSTGHFGLAAEFYSHFTSPIRRYPDLIIHRVMREVLENGTLPEQRHDYLSGRMDDYARQSSERERTAVDAERETEALKKAEYMLDKVGEEFEGIISSVTSFGIFVELHNTVEGLIRLSDLTDDYYHYHEAQHALIGERSSRIYRLGDEVKVRVARVNIDEHTIDFEMVDMKPREKKFNLVDGLKQVRETSQQGKGERGKGRRGGGAVAAGEFKGRGGSAKNGRGASAARSGKAGGRSGTASGSKNGSRRTGGGNGGKKDLIGAFVRKKKR